The Primulina eburnea isolate SZY01 chromosome 8, ASM2296580v1, whole genome shotgun sequence genome contains a region encoding:
- the LOC140839036 gene encoding chaperone protein dnaJ 11, chloroplastic-like translates to MLVTLPLSSRPTLAFHSGHPIKIFVCSAMADTPPMVTTAAVDRKSLYEVLRVKRNASQREIKTAYRTLAKLYHPDATSRFMDSSVAATSTDGGDFIEIHNAYATLSDPDARAVYDFNLNVGLRRRLSSERFYRSRRWETDQCW, encoded by the coding sequence ATGCTGGTAACGCTGCCGCTTTCTTCTCGGCCCACTCTCGCCTTCCACTCCGGCCACCCAATCAAGATTTTCGTGTGCTCTGCCATGGCGGATACGCCGCCGATGGTCACCACGGCGGCTGTGGACAGGAAGAGCCTGTACGAGGTTCTACGAGTCAAGCGTAACGCGTCTCAGAGGGAGATCAAGACTGCCTATCGTACGCTCGCCAAGCTGTACCATCCCGATGCTACCTCCCGATTTATGGACTCCTCGGTTGCTGCTACGTCTACAGACGGCGGTGATTTTATAGAGATCCACAACGCCTACGCCACATTGTCTGATCCTGACGCGAGAGCTGTTTACGACTTTAATTTGAACGTCGGTTTGAGACGAAGATTGTCCTCTGAGAGATTTTATCGTAGCCGCAGGTGGGAGACGGATCAGTGCTGGTGA